Part of the Dermatophilus congolensis genome is shown below.
GGAAAGGCTCTGGCCACCCAGCAGGCGGATCCCCAAGCTCCCCAGACAAGAACCCAATCACCGAATCCGGGATATCAAACTTGCTCGGATTTTCTTCAAAATCAGCCGGGTCAGCATCACGCCCCACTAACGCCAGAGCCAGATCTCCCACCACCTTCGATGAAGGAGTCACCTTCACAATGTGACCCAACATTCGATCAGCGGCGGCATACATCTCCTCCACCTCTTCAAACCGGTGCCCAAGCCCAAGCGCAATCGCCTGCTGCCGCAAATTCGACAGCTGACCACCTGGAATCTCATGCCGGTACACGCGGCCTGTCGGTCCCGGCAGCCCCGACTCAAACGGCTTATACAGCTCCCTAACTGCCTCCCAATACGGTTCAAGATCATTCACTGCCTCAAGAGAAAGCCCCGTCGGACGATCCGTGCCATCAGTGGAAGCAACCAACGCAGACATCGATGGCTGGCTTGTCGTGCCAGCCATCGAGGCAGATGCAGCATCAACCGCATCGACCCCAGCACTAATCGCAGCCAGCAACGTACCGATCTGCCCACCTGCAGTGTCATGGGTATGCAAGTGCACCGGAAGATCAAAGTTTTCCCGCAATGCTGTCACGAGCTTCGCTGCCGCTGGTGCACGCAACAAACCAGCCATGTCCTTGATAGCAAGCACATGCGCACCAGCCGACACAATTCGCTCGGCTAACTTCAAGTAGTAATCGAGCGTGTAAACACGCTCCCGCGGATCTAAAAGATTACCGGTGTAACACAACGCCACCTCCGCCAGTGACGTACCCGTGTTCCGGACCGCTTCAATAGCTGGGCGCATCTGATCCACGTCGTTAAGAGCATCGAAAATACGGAAAATATCGATCCCCGTAGCCGCAGCCTGCTCTACAAACACATTCGTAACCCGCGTTGGATACGGCGTATAGCCAACCGTATTGCGGCCGCGAAGCAACATCTGCAAGTTCATATTCGGCATGGCTTCACGCAACTTGGCCAGCCGCTCCCACGGATCCTCAACAAGGAACCGCAACGCTACGTCATACGTCGCCCCACCCCAGCACTCCACCGACAACAACTCCGGCGTTGTGCGCGCAACATGGTTCGCCACATGCAACAAATCGCGCGTACGCACACGAGTAGCAAGCAAGCTCTGATGAGCATCACGCATAGTCGTATCCGTCACCGGCACATCCGGGCGCGCACGCAACGCCGCCGCAAACTTTTCCGGCCCCAACTCACGCAACTCATCACGGCCCCCACGAGGCAACGGATCATTCACCGTCAACGCAGGCAACTTGCTCCGCGGCGAAAAAGTCGACGTGTTCGGCCCAAACGGTTGATTAACCGTCATCTCAGCCAAGTAGGTCAACAATCGCGTCCCACGGTCAGCAGACACCCGAGAAGACAACAATTCCGGATGCGCATCGATATACGACGTCGAAATCTCGCCCCGCTCGAAAGCTGGCTCATCGAGCAGCGCCTGAAGGAACGGGATATTCGTCGCCACACCACGTACCCGAAACTCCATCAGCGCGCGCCGCGCCCGATGCACAGCAGCCGAGAAATCACGACCACGACACGTCAACTTCACAAGCATCGAGTCGAAATGAGGACTAATCTCAGCCCCTACAAAAGCAGTGCCACCATCAAGGCGCACCCCAGAACCACCCGCAGAACGATACGTAGTGATACGACCAACATCCGGGCGGAACCCATTACGCGGATCCTCCGTCGTAATACGGCACTGAACCGCAGCACCGTGAGCCCGGATCTCCTCCTGGCACAGCCCTAAGTCCTCGAGCGTCTCACCCGCTGCAATTCGCAACTGGCTCGACACCAAATCCACATCAGTGATTTCTTCGGTGATCGTGTGCTCCACCTGAATCCGCGGATTCATCTCGATAAACACATAGCGGCCATCGGCCCCCACCAAAAACTCCACCGTGCCAGCGTTCACATAACCAATTTGCTTAGCGAACGCCACCGCATCCTGGCACATGGCCTCACGAACCTTCGGATCCAAGTTCGGAGCCGGCGCGATCTCAACGACCTTCTGGTGGCGTCGCTGCACCGAGCAATCCCGTTCAAACAGATGCACCACGTTCCCTGATGCATCCGCCAAAATCTGCACCTCGATGTGCTTGGGATCAATCACCGCTTCCTCGAGGAACACGGTCGCGTCACCGAACGCCGACTCAGCCTCCCGCATGGCCGCCACAATGGCCTCGCGCAGCGACCCAGCAGAATCGACACGACGCATGCCACGGCCACCACCACCTGCAACCGCCTTCACAAAGATCGGAAAACCAATCTCTTCGGCCTGCTTCAACAGCACATCAACGTCTGTGGTCGGCTCAGTGCTACGCAAAGTAGGCAGCCCTGCCCGCTTCGCGTTCTCAATGGCAGTAGCTTTGTTGCCCGTCATGTCCAACACTTGCGCAGACGGGCCCACAAAAGTCAGACCCGCCTGCGCACACTGGCGCGCCAGCTCCGGGTTTTCTGACAAGAACCCATACCCGGGATACACAGCCTCCGCGCCAGACTCAATAGCCACGCGCACAATTTCACTTGCATCTAAGTACGCCCGGACTGGGTGTCCCTCCTCACCGATCATGTAAGCCTCATCAGCCTTCATGCGATGCTCGGACCCACGATCCTCATATGGAAAAACAGCCACCGTCTTGATTCCCAACTCAGTAGCTGCACGAAATGCGCGAACCGCGATCTCACCGCGATTGGCCACAAGAACCTTGCTGAACATAGCTCTCCGATCTGTGCGTCTTGAGGCCAGCGTAAGCAAGGCCACACCAACCTTTTGTCAGTTGGGGCACTACTGCCCACCCTTGTTCGCCGAACAAGACAACACCCCAGTCCGCCACGGCCAGTGCCATAAACATCAAGCACCCGGATATAGCAACGGCCACCGCGGAAGAACCTCCACACGCTTTGAGGCTTTACCGAGATGGCCGTTGTACTGCTAACCCAGGTGCGTCACATCAGCACTACTGCTCTTTCTGTTTAACGACCATCACCAAGTCACCAGCCGCCTTCGGGCCAGGCGACGCCGGAACTACCTCACCCAACTCGTTGGTGTTCATGATCGTCATCATGATCGTGTTATCATACCCAGCGGCCTCTACCGAGGGGAAATCAACATCCACAAGAATGTCCCCGGCTTCCACGTATCCGCTCGGGGCAACAACGCGGTAGAAATGCTCTCCGCGCAGCTCGACAGTGTTGATGCCCACATGCACGAGCACCTCAACGCCTTCAGCGGTGCGGATCCCATACGCATGGTCACTGTCCTCCCCAGTGACAAGCTCACCACTGACCGGAGCGCACACACGTCCTTCTTCCGGAGCGATTGCCACTCCTTTTCCAAGAAGTCCAGCTGCGACAACCGGGTCAGTCACCTCAGAAAGTGGAATCGAACGACCCCTAACAGGGCAACGAATCTCCACGGCTCCCTCATCTGCTGCAGCCATCGCTAGGGGAATCGCAGAGGTCGCAGTCATCGGGATAGAAGAAGTCGACGTTTCTTCACTCGAAGTCACCACCTTGCTCACAATCGGATTAGAGCCAGTAATAGGACCGGCGCCAGGCAAGCGGATAAGCGCTGTTTCAGGTGAATGATCCGAAGACTTCACGTCTCGGCGCTCTCGCGGCGCGAAGACCAAAGTAAGTACGAATGCAATAATCGCCGCTGCAGCTGTACCAGCGATTTCAAGCGTGAAATCGCCAACCTCAGTGAAGTCTTTTAGCCCTAGCAGTGAGGGAACAGCGAATGAGTTCGAACCGCTACCGCCGCTAGCAGCAATAGCGCCGCCGATCGCTCCACCAAGCAGACCAAAGTAGAACGGCCTGCGCAGCGGCAAGTTCACGCCATAAACCGCAGGCTCAGTTACACCTGCGAACAGACCAGACAGCGCAGCCGGAACAGCAACACCACGCCGTTTGTTGCTTCGGCTACGGAATACGACAGCCAGCGTCGCAGCAGACTGGGCAACTACAGATGCCACTAGCGGGCCAGTGATCAATGTGTGTCCACCACCGGAAGCAAGCTCATTGGTGATGTGCAGAATCAAGCCCCAGTGCAATCCGAAGATGACAAACAGCTCCCACAAACCACCCAAGATAAACCCGGCTAGCCATGGAGTATCGCCAAAGAACCCCGTGATGAGGTTGGCCAGCAGGTTTGAGGTATGCACAGTTGCCGGCCCCATCGTAATGAGAACCAACGGCACCATGACCGTGATAACGATCATGGGGCGAACCACATCGCGCACTGCATCCGGTAGGACTTTGTTTAAGCCACGTTCCATGTATGACTGCAGCCACATGGCCAAGAAAATCGGGATGAAAGAGTTCGCGTACGTCAACATCACGACCGGTAGTCCGAAGAAGGACACCGACGTGCCTGCCTCTGCCAGCGATGCGATGCTCGGGTGAAGCAAAGCAACCGCGATAGCGACAGACGTAACCATGTCTGTCTTCAGCCACTTTGAAGCCGCCAGTGCCAAAAAGACAGGCAGGAAGTAAAACATCCCGTCGGCGCCTGCCGAGAGAATTGCGTAGGTTGGGCTTTCGGTTTTGATGATTTCGAACGTGGCCAGCGCAGACAAAACTGCTTTCACCATGCCAAGCCCAGTCAGCGCCCACACGATCGGCTGCATAACAGCACTGAACAATGCAATGAACCGAGCTAAGGGCCCGCCGCGGCGCTCGTCGACAGCGACAGCAGCCGCGTCATCTCCTACCAGTGCTGCGAACTGCGCAAACAGTTCAGGCACCTCATTGCCAATGACGATCTGGTACTGACCATTCGGGTGCCGGACGGCAATAACGCCATCCAGCTCTTTAATTGCCGCCGTGTCGGCCTTCGACTCGTCGGACAAATTTAATCGCAGCCGCGTGGCGCAGTGCGTATAACTTACGAGGTTTTCCCCGCCGCCGACCAGGCGCAAGATATCGCTGGCCAGCGTCTGAAAATCGACGGACCCCATCGTCCTCTTTCCTTTCCCTTCGCCCTTAAAGCGGGCATAAAAAAGACCTGAGGGCACACATGGTGCATCTCAGGCCATGCCTTCCTGAAACTTGGCTGGGGGCCACAGCTCCCCTCCAGCTATGAACCGATCCCAACCTAAGCCCGCCGGGGCGGCACCCACAAGCTCGGCACATTCAACAACCGTGGTGAGTGGGGGCCGTCACCCTGCAGGAATCAGTTTTCGCTTCGCTGTGCATTCTCAGCTGCGTGCATCTGGGCGTTGTGAGCTCGCTGGAGAACCTCGGTAAGTTTGTTGGCACCAGCCACCACTGTAGCGGCGTGGAGGCGCCCTGGTTGGCGAGATAGCCGCTCAATTGGCCCGGAGATAGACACTGCTGCAATAACTCGGCCAGAAGGGTTACGCACGGGTGCGGAAATAGAGGCAACTCCAGCTTCCCTTTCTCCGACACTCTGAGCCCATCCACGGCGGCGTACGCCCGAGAGAGTGGTTGCTGTGAAAGCCGCTCCCTGCAAGCCTCGGTGCAGTCGGTCGGGCTCTTCCCAGGCCAAAAGAACTTGCGCGGCAGAGCCAGCCTGCATGCTCAGCGTCGCCCCAACCGGGATCGAATCCCTTAGTCCCATAGGTCGATCTGCTGCTGCCACACAGATCCGCATGTCACCTTGTCGTCGGAATAGCTGGGCGCTTTCGTGAGTGTGATCACGTAATGCGGCCAGCACTGCTCCCGCTGCAGCTAGCAGTCGATCTTCTCCCGCAGCAGAAGCCAACTCAGCCAAACGTGGCCCCAGGATGAAACGTCCTTGCATATCTCGAGCAACCAGGCGGTGGTGCTCTAGAGCAACTGCAATTCGGTGCGCCGTTGGGCGAGCCAATTTAGTTGTTGCCACTAGTTGCGCCAGAGTCGCAGGGCCGCCTTCCAAAGCGCTCAACACGATGGCTGCTTTATCGAGAACTCCCACACCGCTCGAAGATTCCATGCATGCATCTTGCCGTCTCACCGCATGAGACGCAAGGCCTCCATAATTTGAGCCCTCATGAACCTGGGGTCACAGTTGCCGAATCCCCGCTCCCTCAGGTCGGTTCAGATCCGCAGACACCCCGAAAATTCACCCTCCTCAATCGAGCTACTCCCAAGCAAACCTGCATGGCCTACCACCTAGTCCACAGCGTGAATGACTATTACGTGCATCACACAATGCACCCCGCAAGGATGAGCAGAACACTCCGCTCTGTGCCTACTTAAGAATCAAGCAGACTGCTTTCCCGCTCCGGACCTGGCTTATCCCGCTGTCAGGAAACTCTTGTTGTCTTCGGGTATGTGCCCTGTGTAAAGGTAGAGAAGTAAAGACCACCAGCAGGTCAACAACGGAGGACGACCGTGGCCGATCACGATGGTCGCAACTGCTCATCGGGAGACAGAGCCGGTAAAACTCCCGCATCCGAAGCAGAAAAAATGCGCATCATGCACCTATGGCTCGAAGCGGTATGCCATGAGCTCAACCTCGATCCGAATCTTCTAAATGACATTGCTCAACCTGCTCTGAGTCTTATCAGCGACGTGGCACACGGTCCCTCTCGTCCCGGCGCGCCCATGACTGCGCTTGCTCTCGGTTTGGCGACCCAGCCAGGTGAGGGGCGTGATGAGATCGCTAGTCGTATAACCCGACTCGTGCAGCTCGCGCGCACCTGGGAGGCGCCCACCTCGTAACACGACGGGAAAACTAAAGCGTTGCGCAGCATAAAAAAGCAACGTTCGTATTCACGCGTAGCGGCTGAAAAAGCCTGCGACGTGCTCGTTTCCGTTCCCCCTTGTATACAGCCGCTCCTTGAATCCTCTGTCTGTCAGGCCAACTCGTGCCGATAGGGATCCGGGTCCGGCAGATATGCGGGACCGGTGAAACACACCGAATGACACAGCCTGCGTCAGCAGATGTAGGAGCTAGGACGTGACATGTACGCCATAGCGGGGAACTACCGCTGCGGCAATTGCGTGGCTACGCCCTCGGTTCGAGGGATCGAACCGGTCTTCTCTGGAGGGAGAGAACAAGAGTGAACAAGGCTGATCTGGTTGATGCCCTTGAGCATCGAATCGGAGGGAAGAAGGCAGCAGCAGATGCCATCGAGGCTGTCTTCGACGTAATTATCCGAGAGGTTGCGGCGGGCGGCAAGGTGGGAATCACCGGCTTCGGCACGTTCGAGCGAGTGGACCGCGCTGCTCGTACTGGCCGCAACCCGCGTACGGGTGAATCCGTGCGTATCGAATCCACCGCTGTGCCGAAGTTCCGGCCCGGCACCGCTTTCAAGATGTATGTCGCCGAACCGGAGACCTTGCCGAAGTCCGGCCCTGCTGCAGCCCGTGCCGCTGCTGGCACGGCCGCCGAGGTGCGTTCTCGCGCCGAGGCCACCATCCGCGCGAACAAGGCAAAGCGGAAGGCCGGCAAAAACGCCTGAGTAAGGCTTTGAAGCGTCCCCTCCCTTCCAGAGCCTGTATGTGCTCTGGTGGACGCGTATGGATCAGGCTTGTGAGGGTGCCCTTGTTCTTCCTGTATGGCAGAACAAGGGCACCCTCATGTTTGGGTGCCTGTTTGTGGAGGCCATGGTTGAGGTTCCTCGGAGCTGAAGAGCAGCTGCGGCCAACTATGGTGTACCGGGCGGCTGTGTTTTCCACCAGCGGTGGGGTTCTCCGGTGTTCTGAGGCCAGTCGTTGCTTCTCGTTATGCGTCAGGTACAGCGGAATCAGGGTAGAAGGAGCACGTCGTGGACACGGTAGCCGTTCTCGGGTCGGGTAGCTGGGGCACCGCGTTTGCCACAATCGTTGCGGATGCGGGAGCTCAGGTGCGTTTATGGGGGCGCAGGGCTGAGCAGGTTGAGCGAATCAACACCGCACACGAAAACTCGGACTATCTGCCTGGCGTCAAGCTTGCTCCTTCTATCGTGGCGACCACTGATCCAGCTGAGGCGCTGGATGGGGCAGAGATTGTGGTCGTGGCGCTGCCGTCGCAAAAAATGCGGACAACGATGACCCAGTGGAGCAATCTGGTTCCCTCTGATGCTGTGTTGGTGTCGCTGATGAAAGGCATCGAACGAGGCACAGGCCTACGAATGAGTCAGGTGATTTCACAAGTAGGCGGTTTTGAGGCTGAGCGGATTGCTGTCGTTTCAGGGCCAAACCTGGCTGGAGAGATAGCGGCGCGTCAGCCATCGGCGAGCGTGGTTGCTTCTGTCAGCGCAGCGACTGCAGAAATGGTGGCAGATGCATGTGCAACTCCGTTTTTTCGGCCCTACACCGATGAGGACATTGTGGGGGTGGAACTAGGCGGTGCCACGAAGAACGTCATCGCGGTGGCTGTTGGTGTAGCAGAGGGCATGGGGCTGGGGGATAACACGAAAGCCACCATCGTGACGCGTGGCTTGGCCGAGACTGTGCGATTGGGGATGGCGCTGGGGGCTGAGGCGGCTACGTTCTCAGGGCTAGCTGGGGTAGGGGACCTCATTGCTACCTGTATGTCGCCGTTGTCCCGTAACCATCGTGTTGGTGTGGGGTTGGGGCAGGGGATGAGTCTTGATGAAGTGGTGGAAAAAACAGGACAGACTGCTGAGGGTGTGGCATCGAGCCTGTCGATTTTGCAACTGGGTGCCCAACTTGGGGTGGAAATGCCGATTACGGAGGCCGTAGTAGCGGTTGTCCATGATGGTCAGCGTCCGCAGTTGATGGGTGATGTTCTTATGTCGCGGGTGCGTAAATCCGAGAAGCCAGAACAGCTACGTCGTCCGTGAATCAGATGTGCTGGGGTGTTTGTCTCGTGGGTCGGGCAAGGGGGACGTCCTCGTAGGTAAAGTGCGGCTGATGAGCACCGATGGCACTTTTCCCTCGTCCCCCCGTCCTCTTTCCTCGCGTACCGGGTCTGGTCGCGATGGACGTATTCGTGTTGCCATCGTCTTTGGTGGCCGTTCGAGTGAGCATTCGATTTCGTGTGTCACCGCTGGTGGTGTTCTTGGGGCGATCGACCGCGACCGGTTTGATGTAGTGCCGATTGGGATTACGCGCGATGGCCGATGGGTGCGCATGCCTGACGACCCTGAAAGCTTGAAGTTGGGTGGGCAGGAGCTGCCCGAGGTTACCGACGCAGATTCCTATGTCAGTTTCTCGCTGGAAGCTCATTCGAGCACTGTTGTTGAGGTGGCAGACCGCAAGGACGGCGGTCTGGAATCCCTTGGCGATATTGATGTGGTTCTGCCGCTGTTGCATGGTCCTTTTGGTGAGGACGGCACAATCCAGGGGTTGTTTGAGCTTGCCGAGATGCGTTATGTGGGCTGCGGTGTGCTGGCCAGTGCCATGATGATGGACAAGCATTGGATGAAGGTCGCTTTTGAAGCGGCGGGGCTACCTGTGGGGCCCTATCGCGTCATCACAGATAAGGCGTGGCGTATTGATGCCGAGGCAGCGCTTGAATCGCTGCAGGGGTTGCAATTCCCTGTGTTTGTCAAGCCTGCGCGGGCTGGTAGTAGTTTCGGGATCACGAAGGTTGACACCCCTGAAGGATTGCGGGAGGCCATTGAGGCGGCGCGCAAGCATGATCCGAAGGTGGTTGTTGAACAAGGCATCGTGGGTCGGGAAATTGAATGTGGTGTCTTGTCTGGCCATGGATTAGAGCCCAGCCGGGCAAGCATGCCTGGTGAAATCGTCGTTGCTGACCATGATTTCTATGACTTTGAGGCTAAGTACTTGTCCGAGTCGGACGTGACGCTTTCATGCCCAGCGAAGCTGCCAGAGGATGTCACAGCGCGGTTGCGTGAGTTGGCTGTGCATGCGTTTGATGCGGTGGAGTGTGAAGGGCTGGCGCGGTGCGATTTCTTCTATACACCTGATGGCGAACTCATCATTAACGAGATCAATACGCTGCCAGGTTTTACGCCGTTTTCAATGTTCCCGAGCATGTGGGCGGCGACGGGGCTGGAGTACTCCGACCTGATTACAGATTTGATTGAGCTCGCGTTGGAACGTCGAGCTGGTTTGCGCTGAAACACGAATGAACCGCTCGTGCCGATCCACTGTGTTGATGAGGTGGACGCGGTACGAGCGGTTCATTCGTGTGGAGGTGGTTAGTTCTTCATCATCGCGGCTGCCATGCCAGTGAAGTAAGGCACAAGCCATAGAGCCCAGACGCCCACGCTGAATCGGTGGAAAGTCACTTGTGCTTTGTGATCGCGGCGAATCAAGACGACGACAGCCCATAGAAGATGGATGGCCATGAGTACGAGGGCAGCTGCGCCGGTGACCTGCATAAGTTGAGTAAGGACGCTGGCAGCGCCGGTGGTGGCCAGTGTTGCGCCGGAGGCTGCGATGCGCCCCATGAGGAATGTTCCTGAGGCGTCGAAGGTGAGCCCGAGCGCAAACATGGCGGCGTGCCAAGGGCGCAGAACTCCGGCGCGGCGTTCTGCCCAGACACCGATGGTGTAGGCGATCAGGGCGCCCGTGATGAGGACGATGGCTGGGACGAGCAAAGGCATGTTGGGCTCCTGATGGGGGATAGCGTCCGTGCGAGTTGCAGCGGGTATGTATTCAGGTTCGGGTATTGGTGATGTTCGACACATCGGCCGGGGGAGTGGAGTTGGGTCATCCTTTTGGCTGATGTCGGTTCAGTTTTTTGCGAAAAGGTGCCGGTTATGGTGAGGGGGTGCATCACCGCTCTTTTCCGCCAGTAGCGCGGGAATTACTGGTTGGGTTGGATTTGCTAGTCGTGACGCTCACGGTGGTGGGGTTTTCGATTGGTGTGCGGCGTGGCGCTCAGATGTGGTTGCTGGTGAGTGCGGCGTTGCTGGTTCTGGGTGTGTACGCCGGTGGGCGTTTGCGGTTTCGCAGCGTGGATGTCTCTCGTTTAGATCGTCGTGGTGGGGATTTTTGGGAGATCGCTTGGGTGGTGGCCCTGGTGGTTTCGTGGGTGCTGTTCACGCTGGTGACACCTGCTGCGCTGTGGCTTTCTTTTGCGCTGATGCTGGTGCAGATGCATGTTCTTGGGCCGTTTGTTGGTGGTGGGGCGGTCGTGGTGACGGCAGGTTTGACGATTGCGCTGCAGGTGAGTGAAGGCACGGTTGGAGCTGGCTCGTTGGGGGGTGTTGTGGGGCCGATTCTTGGGGCGGCGTTGGCGATTGGGGTCGTGGTGGGGTTGGAGGCGTTGGCTCGGGAGGGGGAGGTGCGGGCACGCATGGTGCAAGAGCTTGCTGTTGCGCGTGAGCATTTGGCTCATGCAGAGCGCGAGCGGGCAGTTGCTGCGGAGCGGGAGCGGTTGGCGCGTGAGATTCATGACACGTTGGCGCAGGGGTTTGTGTCGATTGATTTGTTGTTGCGTGCTGCCCAGTCGGCGGATTCGTTGGATGCTGGTGAGGAGTTCGTGGAGCGGGCAGCGCAGACTGCGCGGTCAAGTTTGGAGGAGGCACGTCGTTTTGTTCGTGGTCTTGCTCCCGGTGATTTGGATGCCGGTGGGCTGGTTGCGGCGTTGCGGTGGAGTCTGCGTTG
Proteins encoded:
- a CDS encoding HsmA family protein, producing MPLLVPAIVLITGALIAYTIGVWAERRAGVLRPWHAAMFALGLTFDASGTFLMGRIAASGATLATTGAASVLTQLMQVTGAAALVLMAIHLLWAVVVLIRRDHKAQVTFHRFSVGVWALWLVPYFTGMAAAMMKN
- a CDS encoding NAD(P)H-dependent glycerol-3-phosphate dehydrogenase is translated as MDTVAVLGSGSWGTAFATIVADAGAQVRLWGRRAEQVERINTAHENSDYLPGVKLAPSIVATTDPAEALDGAEIVVVALPSQKMRTTMTQWSNLVPSDAVLVSLMKGIERGTGLRMSQVISQVGGFEAERIAVVSGPNLAGEIAARQPSASVVASVSAATAEMVADACATPFFRPYTDEDIVGVELGGATKNVIAVAVGVAEGMGLGDNTKATIVTRGLAETVRLGMALGAEAATFSGLAGVGDLIATCMSPLSRNHRVGVGLGQGMSLDEVVEKTGQTAEGVASSLSILQLGAQLGVEMPITEAVVAVVHDGQRPQLMGDVLMSRVRKSEKPEQLRRP
- a CDS encoding D-alanine--D-alanine ligase family protein, which gives rise to MSTDGTFPSSPRPLSSRTGSGRDGRIRVAIVFGGRSSEHSISCVTAGGVLGAIDRDRFDVVPIGITRDGRWVRMPDDPESLKLGGQELPEVTDADSYVSFSLEAHSSTVVEVADRKDGGLESLGDIDVVLPLLHGPFGEDGTIQGLFELAEMRYVGCGVLASAMMMDKHWMKVAFEAAGLPVGPYRVITDKAWRIDAEAALESLQGLQFPVFVKPARAGSSFGITKVDTPEGLREAIEAARKHDPKVVVEQGIVGREIECGVLSGHGLEPSRASMPGEIVVADHDFYDFEAKYLSESDVTLSCPAKLPEDVTARLRELAVHAFDAVECEGLARCDFFYTPDGELIINEINTLPGFTPFSMFPSMWAATGLEYSDLITDLIELALERRAGLR
- a CDS encoding glucose PTS transporter subunit IIA, which encodes MGSVDFQTLASDILRLVGGGENLVSYTHCATRLRLNLSDESKADTAAIKELDGVIAVRHPNGQYQIVIGNEVPELFAQFAALVGDDAAAVAVDERRGGPLARFIALFSAVMQPIVWALTGLGMVKAVLSALATFEIIKTESPTYAILSAGADGMFYFLPVFLALAASKWLKTDMVTSVAIAVALLHPSIASLAEAGTSVSFFGLPVVMLTYANSFIPIFLAMWLQSYMERGLNKVLPDAVRDVVRPMIVITVMVPLVLITMGPATVHTSNLLANLITGFFGDTPWLAGFILGGLWELFVIFGLHWGLILHITNELASGGGHTLITGPLVASVVAQSAATLAVVFRSRSNKRRGVAVPAALSGLFAGVTEPAVYGVNLPLRRPFYFGLLGGAIGGAIAASGGSGSNSFAVPSLLGLKDFTEVGDFTLEIAGTAAAAIIAFVLTLVFAPRERRDVKSSDHSPETALIRLPGAGPITGSNPIVSKVVTSSEETSTSSIPMTATSAIPLAMAAADEGAVEIRCPVRGRSIPLSEVTDPVVAAGLLGKGVAIAPEEGRVCAPVSGELVTGEDSDHAYGIRTAEGVEVLVHVGINTVELRGEHFYRVVAPSGYVEAGDILVDVDFPSVEAAGYDNTIMMTIMNTNELGEVVPASPGPKAAGDLVMVVKQKEQ
- a CDS encoding sensor histidine kinase; the encoded protein is MHHRSFPPVARELLVGLDLLVVTLTVVGFSIGVRRGAQMWLLVSAALLVLGVYAGGRLRFRSVDVSRLDRRGGDFWEIAWVVALVVSWVLFTLVTPAALWLSFALMLVQMHVLGPFVGGGAVVVTAGLTIALQVSEGTVGAGSLGGVVGPILGAALAIGVVVGLEALAREGEVRARMVQELAVAREHLAHAERERAVAAERERLAREIHDTLAQGFVSIDLLLRAAQSADSLDAGEEFVERAAQTARSSLEEARRFVRGLAPGDLDAGGLVAALRWSLRCCVLRSRR
- a CDS encoding pyruvate carboxylase — its product is MFSKVLVANRGEIAVRAFRAATELGIKTVAVFPYEDRGSEHRMKADEAYMIGEEGHPVRAYLDASEIVRVAIESGAEAVYPGYGFLSENPELARQCAQAGLTFVGPSAQVLDMTGNKATAIENAKRAGLPTLRSTEPTTDVDVLLKQAEEIGFPIFVKAVAGGGGRGMRRVDSAGSLREAIVAAMREAESAFGDATVFLEEAVIDPKHIEVQILADASGNVVHLFERDCSVQRRHQKVVEIAPAPNLDPKVREAMCQDAVAFAKQIGYVNAGTVEFLVGADGRYVFIEMNPRIQVEHTITEEITDVDLVSSQLRIAAGETLEDLGLCQEEIRAHGAAVQCRITTEDPRNGFRPDVGRITTYRSAGGSGVRLDGGTAFVGAEISPHFDSMLVKLTCRGRDFSAAVHRARRALMEFRVRGVATNIPFLQALLDEPAFERGEISTSYIDAHPELLSSRVSADRGTRLLTYLAEMTVNQPFGPNTSTFSPRSKLPALTVNDPLPRGGRDELRELGPEKFAAALRARPDVPVTDTTMRDAHQSLLATRVRTRDLLHVANHVARTTPELLSVECWGGATYDVALRFLVEDPWERLAKLREAMPNMNLQMLLRGRNTVGYTPYPTRVTNVFVEQAAATGIDIFRIFDALNDVDQMRPAIEAVRNTGTSLAEVALCYTGNLLDPRERVYTLDYYLKLAERIVSAGAHVLAIKDMAGLLRAPAAAKLVTALRENFDLPVHLHTHDTAGGQIGTLLAAISAGVDAVDAASASMAGTTSQPSMSALVASTDGTDRPTGLSLEAVNDLEPYWEAVRELYKPFESGLPGPTGRVYRHEIPGGQLSNLRQQAIALGLGHRFEEVEEMYAAADRMLGHIVKVTPSSKVVGDLALALVGRDADPADFEENPSKFDIPDSVIGFLSGELGDPPAGWPEPFRSKALAGRSVKPREEALSEEDEQALADDPKNTLNRLLFPGPTKEFQARRDRYSDLSVLSTREFWHGLAVGREHEVEMEPGKTLLMTVESIGEADERGYRTLMATVNGQIRPVRVRDENVKVDVKVAEKADPSLANHVSAPFAGVVTVSVTEGDRIEAGQNVATIEAMKMEAGIAASVAGTVERLAIGQTQAVEGGDLLLVIKES
- a CDS encoding IclR family transcriptional regulator yields the protein MESSSGVGVLDKAAIVLSALEGGPATLAQLVATTKLARPTAHRIAVALEHHRLVARDMQGRFILGPRLAELASAAGEDRLLAAAGAVLAALRDHTHESAQLFRRQGDMRICVAAADRPMGLRDSIPVGATLSMQAGSAAQVLLAWEEPDRLHRGLQGAAFTATTLSGVRRRGWAQSVGEREAGVASISAPVRNPSGRVIAAVSISGPIERLSRQPGRLHAATVVAGANKLTEVLQRAHNAQMHAAENAQRSEN
- a CDS encoding HU family DNA-binding protein, which gives rise to MNKADLVDALEHRIGGKKAAADAIEAVFDVIIREVAAGGKVGITGFGTFERVDRAARTGRNPRTGESVRIESTAVPKFRPGTAFKMYVAEPETLPKSGPAAARAAAGTAAEVRSRAEATIRANKAKRKAGKNA
- a CDS encoding DUF6457 domain-containing protein — protein: MADHDGRNCSSGDRAGKTPASEAEKMRIMHLWLEAVCHELNLDPNLLNDIAQPALSLISDVAHGPSRPGAPMTALALGLATQPGEGRDEIASRITRLVQLARTWEAPTS